The bacterium BMS3Abin08 genome includes a window with the following:
- the nudF gene encoding ADP-ribose pyrophosphatase, whose product MIGPVVLEREVCWEGRYLRSLMIRYRSRKGDIIEWEAFQRIGVKGIVAIVPFTREGEVVLIRQFRPPVNRFVVEFPAGLNDMEESLEEVALRELYEETGYASGRLEPVAEGPLSSGASTEILTVFVATDCFLKGGQQLDKVEDIEVLKLPFNGFHERLTGLQDKETLVDLKIYGLFELARRRAGL is encoded by the coding sequence ATGATTGGTCCGGTTGTGCTTGAAAGAGAGGTTTGCTGGGAGGGAAGGTATCTGCGGAGTCTCATGATCCGTTACAGGAGCAGGAAGGGAGATATCATAGAATGGGAGGCCTTTCAGCGGATAGGGGTAAAGGGTATTGTGGCGATTGTTCCCTTTACCAGGGAAGGAGAGGTTGTTCTTATAAGGCAATTCAGGCCTCCTGTTAACAGGTTCGTCGTTGAATTCCCGGCCGGGCTGAATGACATGGAGGAGTCCCTCGAGGAGGTGGCCCTGCGCGAGTTGTACGAGGAGACCGGTTATGCTTCAGGCAGGCTGGAACCGGTTGCCGAAGGTCCTCTCTCTTCCGGGGCCTCAACTGAAATATTGACGGTTTTTGTTGCAACAGACTGTTTTTTAAAGGGGGGGCAACAGCTTGACAAAGTAGAAGACATAGAGGTGCTTAAGCTTCCGTTTAATGGGTTTCACGAAAGGCTTACCGGGCTGCAGGACAAGGAAACCCTTGTAGATCTTAAGATCTATGGTCTCTTTGAACTTGCCAGAAGGCGGGCGGGCTTATGA